Proteins encoded within one genomic window of Candidatus Thermoplasmatota archaeon:
- a CDS encoding class I SAM-dependent methyltransferase family protein encodes MDSLCLVVPKKKAEPVRRRLLEKSILRRDLQIRSDAKNVYLPISQRIDLGYPVETAGFKEVEEQVTDYRVLVDVPEELRPLLPSSYDTLGSIALVKMADEVAPYAPQIGKAIIATQKSIKTVCMDSGIVDEFRTRNVKIVAGDKTTETVHREYGMTFRMDVAKVFFSPRLATEREIVARQVEAGEVVIDMFAGIGPFSVLIAKTRSPKVVYAIDLNPEALRFMKENIALNKAVAVTPILGDAREEIAKLEKADRIIMNLPHDASGFVADALRALKPGGSIHYYEIMEDAALQPRLDEIADTARREGRVVKELARRKVKSYSPTMTFYGLDLQFL; translated from the coding sequence CGCTCAGATGCGAAGAACGTCTACCTGCCCATATCACAGAGGATCGACCTCGGATACCCTGTCGAGACGGCGGGTTTCAAGGAGGTCGAGGAGCAGGTGACCGACTACCGGGTGCTCGTGGACGTTCCAGAGGAGCTCAGACCACTGCTTCCGTCATCCTATGACACGCTCGGTTCCATCGCGCTGGTCAAGATGGCCGATGAGGTGGCGCCGTATGCCCCTCAAATCGGCAAAGCCATCATCGCGACTCAGAAGTCAATAAAGACCGTTTGCATGGATTCTGGGATCGTGGATGAATTCAGGACCAGGAACGTGAAAATAGTTGCCGGGGATAAGACGACGGAGACCGTCCATAGAGAGTACGGAATGACCTTCAGGATGGACGTAGCCAAGGTCTTTTTCTCTCCCAGGCTGGCCACTGAGAGGGAGATCGTCGCCAGACAGGTTGAAGCGGGCGAGGTAGTCATCGACATGTTCGCGGGCATCGGACCGTTTTCAGTACTAATTGCCAAGACCCGCTCTCCCAAGGTCGTTTACGCCATTGACCTGAACCCGGAGGCGCTCAGATTCATGAAGGAGAACATCGCGCTCAACAAGGCGGTGGCTGTAACTCCGATCCTGGGCGATGCGAGGGAGGAGATTGCCAAGCTGGAGAAGGCGGACAGGATAATCATGAATCTACCGCATGATGCGAGCGGATTCGTCGCTGACGCGCTCAGGGCCCTGAAGCCTGGCGGGTCAATCCATTATTACGAGATCATGGAGGACGCAGCACTACAACCGAGACTCGACGAGATCGCAGATACGGCAAGAAGAGAGGGAAGGGTCGTGAAGGAGCTGGCTAGGAGGAAGGTCAAGAGCTACTCCCCAACCATGACCTTCTACGGCCTGGATCTGCAGTTCCTCTGA